TCCTGCACCTTCGCCGCGACTTTGCAGGGGTAGGGATCGGTGTCGAACTCGGTGATCCAGTCGACGCCGGACTTGCCGGAGACGAGGCTGTCCCAGTAGGCCTGTTTGCCGATACCGTTGGGGGCGACGACCCCAATCCCGGTGATGACCACGCGCCGCCCGTTCCGCATGCGTGCCTCCGCCCTAAATGGCTGAAAGTTAAAGCGAGGTTTCGCGTACGATAGCAAGAAATCAGGGTTAATCCAAGTTTCGCCCGGATTCGCGCTCGGCTACAATGTAGGGGTCGATGACGCCGAAACTCACGCGTCGCCAACTGCTCGCGCTCCCCCTCGGGCTGCTCGTCCTGCCGCGTCTGGCCTCGGCTGAGACTTCCATCAGGAAAACGTTTTCCTACCAGGCCGACATGGGCGTGCTCTTCGACCTCCTGACCTTCCACGTGACCGGTACAGTGGTCGAGGAGATCGACTACGCGGCCGGTCGCTACCGCGTGGTACTCACTGGCGAGGGCTCCGGAGTCACGCATCGAACGGAGTCGCTCGGCATGATCCGCGGCGGCCGCTTCCTCCCCACTGCCTCGTGGAGCGGCGGCGCGATCCGGGGCCGCGAGAACCGCTCGTCGACTCTCTACGACTATGAGCGGGGCACGATCGAGTTCCACTCGGTCGGGCGCACGCTGATTCTCGGCCGCCTGCGACAGGTGGACGACGTGCTCAAGCTGCCGACGGGGCACCCGGTGGACGACCTCGCGTCAGCCACGCTCAACTTCGCCGCGGGTCAGCTCGAGTCGGACCGTGATGGCTCCTACCACACGGAGGTGGTCCGGCGCGCCAAGGCGGAGAACGAGGGGCCCGACGACGTCTCCCCGAGCGGCTATCGGGCCGAGCTGGTGCCGCTCCGGTTCCGCGTCTCCACGGACCCCGCGACGGGCCGGCTCCGCGCCACCATCGACATCACGCGCTTTTCGTCCTGGGCCCGCACTAACCAGCCCGCCCACGTGACGTTCGATCACGCCCGCCACCTCGAGTCGGTGAAGTCCTCGCTCATGCTGGGCAGCTCCGTGAACGTCCGCCTCACCTCGTCCAGCTGATCCGCGCCCTCATGGGGTTCGATCTCGTCGCCCTTGGAGAGGTCATGCTCCGGCTCGCCGCGCCGCCGCCGGAACGGCTCGAGCAGGTGGTCGCGCTCAACGTCCAGATCGGGGGCTCCGAGGCCAACGTGGCGGCCGCATGCGCGCGGCTGGGGATGCGCACGGCGCTGATCACCGGTCTCCCGGCGGGGCACCCTTGGGCCGACCGCGCGGTCCGCGAGCTGACCAGCCACGGCGTCGACTGCTCGGGGGTCCGGCGACCGGAAGGCACGCGCATGGGCCTCTATTTCCTCGAGTACGCGCCGCCGCCGCGGCCGGTTCGCATTCACTACGATCGCCGCGATTCGGCGGCGAGCCGGCTCGTCGCGGACGATATCGACTGGTCCATCCTGCGGGGCGCTCGTCTCCTGCATCTGTCCGGGATCACGCCGGCGCTGGGCGAGGGGCTGCGCGGAGTCATCCGTCGCGCGATCGCCGAAGCCGCCGCCGCGAGCGTCCCTGTCTCGTTCGACGTGAATTACCGCTCGCGCCTCTGGACGCCGAAGGAGGCGCGGCAGTTCCTGGTCGAGGTGCTGCCCGCGGTCCGCTATCTCTTCGTGGGGTCCGACGACGCGGACACGGTGTTCGAGCTGCGCGGCTCGGCCAGCGCGGTGCTGAAGGATCTCCGTGCCCTCGCCCCCCGCGCCACCATCGCGCTCACGCTCGGTGAGTCGGGGGCCGCCGTGCTCGATGGCGACGTCGAATGGACGCCGCGCAAGCGCTATGCCGTCACGGTGGTGGACCGGGTGGGGGCCGGGGATGCCTTCGCCGCGGGCTTTCTGTGGGCCATGCTCGACGGTCGGGGCGCCCAGGTAGCCGTGGACGCCGCCACCGCGCTGGCGGCCCTCAAGTGCACGATCTGGGGGGACATCGCCCTCGTGTCGCTCGCTGAGCTCATGGAGCTGATGGCCACCGACAGCACCGAGATCCGCCGCTAGGGCCTCCGCCTCCGGCGGGA
This sequence is a window from Candidatus Methylomirabilota bacterium. Protein-coding genes within it:
- a CDS encoding beta-ketoacyl synthase N-terminal-like domain-containing protein, with the protein product MRNGRRVVITGIGVVAPNGIGKQAYWDSLVSGKSGVDWITEFDTDPYPCKVAAKVQ
- a CDS encoding sugar kinase encodes the protein MGFDLVALGEVMLRLAAPPPERLEQVVALNVQIGGSEANVAAACARLGMRTALITGLPAGHPWADRAVRELTSHGVDCSGVRRPEGTRMGLYFLEYAPPPRPVRIHYDRRDSAASRLVADDIDWSILRGARLLHLSGITPALGEGLRGVIRRAIAEAAAASVPVSFDVNYRSRLWTPKEARQFLVEVLPAVRYLFVGSDDADTVFELRGSASAVLKDLRALAPRATIALTLGESGAAVLDGDVEWTPRKRYAVTVVDRVGAGDAFAAGFLWAMLDGRGAQVAVDAATALAALKCTIWGDIALVSLAELMELMATDSTEIRR